One segment of Heterodontus francisci isolate sHetFra1 chromosome 28, sHetFra1.hap1, whole genome shotgun sequence DNA contains the following:
- the LOC137345167 gene encoding probable G-protein coupled receptor 139, with protein MGKPAILLMKDIYYPIVAALGVLVNLVAIVILSRRNCGLSNCISVYMVAMATADLLVMIINVMVYRIFSYHFPFSFLSYTPVCRVILYMTAINFDLSVWFTVFFTFDRFVAVCFQKFKTRYCTARTAGVVTAVICCLSFLKNILFLFAYEPEQIINNVQWGCRASVAFFSSPLGIALVWFHSTWLVWLPFTLIVSFNCSTIGRILVANRIRRKLRGNKSENLSDSEMENRRKSIILLFTVSGSFILLWLTVAVSFVSTRLTDTNYYQGDRTAPGYIAYETGTCLKFLSCIQNPCIYIATQRKFREELKNVLKSLWALILRFVVKCG; from the exons ATGGGGAAACCAGCTATTCTGTTGATGAAAGACATTTACTACCCGATTGTCGCAGCCCTGGGTGTCCTTG tgaacttggtggcgattgtgattctctCCCGAAGAAACTGTGGCCTTTCCAATTGTATTTCTGtttatatggtggccatggcaacagcagatctcctggtcatGATCATCAATGTAATGGTGTATCGTATTTTCAGTTATcactttccattttcatttctgtctTACACTCCCGTGTGTAGGGTTATTCTATACATGACAGCTATCAActttgatttgtctgtttggttcacagtctTCTTCACATTTGACCGTTTTGTAGCTGTCTGCTTCCAGAAGTTTAAAACAAGATATTGCACAGCAAGAACTGCAGGTGTGGTTACAGCAGTGATctgttgcttgagttttttgaagaacatTCTCTTTTTATTTGCATACGAACCTGAACAAATAATTAACAATGTGCAGTGGGGCTGTCGGGCAAGCGTGGCATTTTTTTCCTCACCACTCGGTATTGCATTGGTCTGGTTTCACAGCACCTGGCTcgtttggcttccttttactttaattgtctcatttaattgttcaaccattggacgtattttagtggccaatagAATTCGCAGGAAACTCCGGGGGAACAAGAGTGAGAATCtcagtgattcagaaatggagaaccgaaggaaatccattattttattgttcactgtatcgggcagttttatactgttgtggttgaCAGTTGCCGTGAGTTTCGTGTCGACCAGACTGACCGACACCAATTATTACCAAGGTGACCGCACAGCCCCTGGGTATATCGCCTATGAAACCGGAACTTGCCTTAAGTTTTTGAGCTGTATTCAAAACCCATGTATTTATATAGCGactcagaggaaattcagagaagagctgaagaatgtgttgaaatctcTTTGGGCATTAATTTTAAGATTCGTTGTAAAATGCGGATAA